TGAGGCTTACCTGTCTGCAAAGCCCCTTGTGGATCTGGCCCAGAGTGTTGATAAGAGAGAGGAGGGCAGTGAGGAATGGGAAGGGTGAGGCTGAGCCAGCCACACTGAGAGGGGGACAGCCTCCTGCACAGCCTAGTGACACGAGGCTGGGGAGAGCTTCAGGGGTGGAAGCACAGGACAGCGGATTGCAGAGCGGGGAGCAGTCCCTGTGGGGAGAATATAGATGCTGAGGGGACCCTGATCTGGTGAGTGCAAGCCAGGATGTGGCTGTGCAGACCAGTGTTCATGTTCCTCAGAGTACCAAGGGTTGCTCCTGTTGGGAATTTGGGTTTCCTCAGGCTCCTAAAAGCCATGTCCTGGGATGGATTGGGGAGACAGACCCATGAGCCCCTCAGGAGAATGGTCTCCATCCCACACTCCCCCAGCTGCCATCACAGATCATACCTTAAGGAATCCCACATCCTGCCCAAAGGAGGCTGGCTCAGCAGTGGCAGCAAGAATTCATCCAAAAAGCGTTCCATGTCCTGAAGCCAATCCTCTGGGCACAAGCCTGACTGGAGGGCCAAGGTGTTCATTGAGCTGAAGGGCTAAAATACCCATTTTCCTAGCCCTATATATCTGGACCAGTCCCACCACATTACAGGTCTCAAATAAATCTGTTTGGAAGCTTCCACAGCCAGATCTTTCTTAAGGGGAGACAGCCCTGAGTTTGCTCTAGTACACATCTCGGATGCATGAGAGGGCAGACAAAAGCTGAGCTGATGCTCATCAACATGGGTCTCGGAAGCTCCCCTGGGAAACAGAAGTGGGAAGGGATGGGTAGAGTGGAAAGGTGAAGGTCGTACCTGTCAGTAGGAAAGAAACTGTCTGGCATGTGTGGCTCTGGAATTCCACACAGGACAGCCATATTTACACCCAAAGCCACACAAAGGGAGAGGTAGAAAAGGAACCaacaggggctggaaagatggctcaggggttaagagcactgactgctcttccagagatcctgagttcaattcccagcaatcacatggtgactcacaaccatctgtaatgagatctgatgccctcttcttttttttttttttttttttttcttttttcggagctggggactgaacccagggccttactcTTGCTAGGCTCTACCACTTActcagtgctctaccactgagctaaatccccaaccccctgatgccctcttctagtgtgtctgaagacagctccctGGGGAAAACAACTGGCCCATATAAAAAAGGGAGGTGGAGAACCTatagagaagaaacaggaggaagTGTGTAGGATCCAGATGAAGGCAGGCAGGCTGCACTCACCTGCTGGCTCCAGGTCTGATAGTAAGCACCCAAGAACAGAAGGCAGGCACTAGGCACCGGACCCAGGGCATTCCACACATCAGGTCTGCGCAGAAACTTTAGGGTCTGCTTTAGACATGGCTCAACCAGTGGCTTGAGTCCAGATACATGTGTCCAGGTGATTGAGGAAGGGATGGCCACCACACAGGACTCGACAGAGCCACTGCAGGAGTGTCAAAGGGGGCAAAGGTAAGCATCTGGCCATACTCCCTAAACTCCAgccacctccccctctccctgtggAGGAGCACCCCTCTGTCCTGGGGTGGCTGCAGTGCACACCTGCTGACAGGCTTGGAGCTGGCTTACCTGGTGGCCTCAGGCTGTGTGCTAGCTGCCAGGGTCAGCTGGGTGAGCAGAGTGAGCAGAGAGGCCATCCGCTGCATGGACAGGGGCTGCAGGGGATGAGTGCTGAGCTCTGGAGGCAGTGTCTGCAGGGCCCGCATGAGCACTGGGTACAGCTCCCTGGGGAAAACAACTGGCCTTCACTATGCAGAGAGGCATGATCAGGGCACAAAGCACAGTTCTGTCAGGAGCTTCAACCTGGTCAAAAAGGAGCAGGAGGGAGACAGCCCAGGACAAAGACACTTGTGCAAGGCTAGGTCCTGCAAACCTTCTAAGTTACTGCATACTTGGGAACTGACCTCTGACTTCCCCAATATCCTAACGCTATTGACAGAGAATGCTGTTGGCCCACTCTTCCCTAGTGACTCCACACCGGACAGAAATCCCCTCATCATGCTCGGGGTCTTGAGCAAAGGATGTAGTGCAGAACTCACACTCAGAACAGCAGGGCCCTAGAGAAGCCTATCTCTTGCTTTTCCTCACCTGTAAAGGTCACCACCCTGGCCATAGGAGGCAGCCACGGCCCAGAGACGGAAGGCCTCAGTTGTCAGGATCTCTGCTTCTTCGAATGGCAAGGCCAGGTCACGTGGTGCTTCAGCTATGAATCGGCACAGTCGGCTCCTGACATCAAAGCTGCTTAGCTGGAGATAAGAAGGTAAGGGCGTCAGGGTCATCCAGCTAGTACTGGGTCTCTTGGAAACGGGCTCAAGCTGCCCTATTCTAAGTCTTTGTGACGCCACAGGGCCTATAGCTCTGGGCAGAGTTGAAAGAGCATTGGCCCCCTCTTTCAGCCTTTGTCCTTAGCATTTATTTGGGGCCATAAGTGCTCACTTGTCAGACATATGGAAATCAGAGGGAACTCCAggagccacttcctcctccttccatgtgggttccagagactAAACTTGGGTCACCAGCTTGGCAGCAGGCGCCTCTGCCTGTGGAGCGTCtcaccagccagtgctcttcccttctctttagaTAGTGCTTGCTGGGCACTTCTCTGCTTGGCTATAGGTGATGTGCACCTGTCTGCAGGCAGCAGCTCTGGACAGGCTACGGTCAGGGAGCCCACACCATGTCAGGAGGCCAGGGTAGGCTTACCAGTCGGGCAGCGATATTCCTCCCAGCTGAGGCCAGGACCCTGAGTAGTTTCATGGCAGCAGCACAAGGCACTTTATATAGACTGGGAGCAGGCCCCACCCCTATAGGGGACCAACTGGTCGGCAAGAACTCCCGAACTATGGTCTCCATCAGCCGAGGACACTCCAGGACCTGCGGGAGATaggaggaaagggaaacagagatAAGGTCCATCATCTGGACACAGGCCACGGGCTTATGCCTATCGTCttggtactcaggaagctgaggaagggttTCTGCGGTCTCAGGCCTGACTAAGCGATACAGCAAGCTCTCAACCAGCTTGAGCTATaatgaaaccctatcttaaaacagcagcagcaacaaaaacaacagtaacaaaaaccataaaataaatcaacaagAAGAGTCcacgggggggagggggggcgcTGGCTGGCTCTGTCCATTCGTTGCCCTCCTTCTCTGCTCACCCTCATGGCTGACTCCAGGGAATGCCGGGCCAGGCGTATAAGCACAGCCAGGATGTCAAGGACCACAGAGGGCCCTGGGCAGGTCACCTCCAGCACATAGCGGAACCGAGGCAGCAGGTTGGTAGCCAGAAGACCCTAGGACTCAGAAAGAAACCCATTGCCACATAAGGGGGTTACCCAGTCTTGGTGACCTCTCCTGCTCATCAAACCTGGAGGTCAAGGACAGGAATGCAGAGTGCCCTCTACCTTGATGACATCATGTCTGGCCAGGTCGGGTGGAGGGCGGCTTCCTTCCTCAGGGGTCTTTCGATTCACCTTTTCTTTTGTGAGTTCTTCGTcctcatcttcatcctctttatcgTCGTGGCTGGGCATCATAGGGAACACTGAAGCTCCATGATACCAAGAGAAGGTGCTGTCAAGGAGCTCCTGCCAGAGGAGGggtgagaaagaagaaatggttcTGGGCAAAGCAAAATCATCTTTCCCCAACACAGAGCAGCAGGGAGCCAAGGCTCTTGGGCTTGTGTCCTTTGAAAGTGGCTGATACCTGCCACCCTATTCTCCACTCTGCCTGCAAAGCCTTAGCAAAAGGCACGCCCAGAACGCAGAGCAGAGAGAGCCCTGTAGCCTCTGAACCCATTCCTATCCCTGACATACCTCATCTCCAGGAGCAACCAGCAGAGCACGAAGAGCTCGGACAGCTGCTGCAATGACGCTGTCTATCCTGTCATCCAGAGAGAAGcgcagcaggaagaggaagccagCATCCAAGAGGAGGCGCAAGACACTGCCCACTAGACGGTCCCCAAACTCACCAGCCTGGGCCTTGGGTACAGGAGGATGACACTTTGTTGAAGATGCAGAACTTGGATAGAACTGTTGCTGACCCATCACCCTGTTTTTGCCCCATTCCTAGTCTGACCCACAGTAAGGAGGAAAAGGCTAAGATCACAGGATGAAGGATGGGGTATGGCTAGGTAGGACCAGGCCAGCAGTCCACTTACCCTGCCGACGATGTGGGACAACACATGCAATGCCAGTGCTCTCTGCTGGGATACCTGGCTACGGGTCAGGTGGAACAGCTCCTGTAGAGAGTACCCTGCTCTCtggtgcagggacaaagagtcaGAAGGAatcaagacacaggacagtgtcTTCTAAATACCCAGGAAAGTACCAAGGGGAAGGCAAGATAAACAAGTGACACCTAGTCATGGCTCCCCTTGGAACCTCAAGCTAATGAAAAATATAGTCCATGCACAGAGCAATGGCACCCACCATAAAGCAGAGGCGGATATAGTAGCTGATGTTTAATTTCTAATCAGAGGACAGGCATGGAAAGGGAATCTGCTCTCAGTGGATGGGTACAGCTTTAATGGTCCAGCATGGAATAAAGGTATGGACATTCTTTGGAGTGAGCCATGCTAGGCTGTGAAAATGGGGATTCCATGTGGAAGCATTAGCAGAGTGGTCCAGAGGAGTCAAGGAGGCGGAGCTTGAGGTCTATGGACTGTCCTGCCAAGCTGAAGAACTAGGACCAATAAGGTGAGCAAAGGAGGACTAGGAAACTTCCCAAGGTAAGGGAGGGCTTGAGTTAGGAAATCAGGATGGCAGCCTATGAGGAGGGAATGCTCTGAGGGAAAGCATGCAAAGCCCGGCTGTTACAACAGGGTAGGGTGCAGTAGTAGGAGCATCCTGTCTCTAAGAAACAGAGTGACAGCAAGGCCACGAGCTGGGGCAGGACACACAGGGCAAAGGCAACTGACCAGGGATCCTATTTTTGCACAGTTGCTAATCATTTGCTAAGAGTCTCCAGTTTTCCTTGGATCCCATGCCTTACCTCTGCCTCTTCTCCGTGGTGGTGCAGGCCCAGATGTGTGGGCAGATCCACATCAGGCTCCAGGAGCTCTCCCTGAAGGCTGAATCGAGCCTGCATTCTCTAAGACAAAGAAAGAGCTATGCTGGGAGCTGCATCAGTTTCTCCACACTCAATCGCCTTTAATCTCCAGCCTTTTAGGATTAGTCTGGGCTCTACCTCTGACTGGAAATAGGGCTCCTGTGGCCTATAGGGCCAGGTGGGGTGACAGGAGAGAAGCTGAGAGCAAACAAGAACTATTTCTCAGGCCCCAGTTCTGGGCAGAAAAAGAGCAACTCCATCCCACATGTTCCCCCTCACCTCCTGTGTCTGCTGCCGCCGGAGCGGTGGCAGGTCCTGGGTCCAGTGGAGCTTCTCCAGCTCTACGGTGTCCATATGGAGCCATTCTTTGTTGGGGGTCATGGGGagcttcagtgctggggaggcagaagcatagGGTTCCTCAAGGAGCTCAGCCTACTGGAGAAAGCAGCTGCCTCAGGCCTTCTGCACTGAACCTAGCAGCTCCTACCCTCAGCTAGGGCTAAATGGTATGGCTTGGCACCCCTGACAACTGGATGAATGTCTCAACTATAGCGACATAGCTGGTCCTGGCTCCAGCCCCATGCCGACTCCAAAGACTTGTTctaaggagaagagaagaaaaggaagaagtgacAGAAAAGGAATATGGGACACCAAATGCCAAGGAAAGTACAGCAGTACCCTCTGGTGCAGCCCTCTGAAGGAGTAAGGGAAGGGAGACAAAGAAGGGGAGGCAGCTATGCTGCTGCAGTGGGGCAGGGTACAGAACACCTCTACCATCTCCTCCTTCggcctcacccccaccccacccccactcaacCTGCCTGGCTGGCCCAGCAGTGCTGGCCCAGCAGTCCTTCAGGAGCAGAGGTTCCGGGCTGTCATAATTCAATTTCCTCTTTTGTTAATCTCTAATGAAATAATCTTGTCTCTGGGAGATAAGTGCTTCCACTGGCCTCTGCTCCTGGTCTGGCAAGTCCCGAGTCCTACACTGgaaatgtctcccttttcctggcTCTACCATGCCTCCAAAACACTGACAGAAAGGGGATGAAACAAGTGCAAAGGCAGGAAGTTGGTCTGCCTTGGGAGGGAGCCTCAGTCACACTTTGCTACCCATTCAGATGTCGGGAGTAGGGATAACAAGACAAAAAAACAGATGTGCAGAAAGACATGCGCCAGCAAATTAGGACCATCTGAGCCAATTTAAAGACACTAATGAAGATGAACATTCCATATCCAAGGGAGGGGAGCATCTCCCCATCAGCAGGCCATGGCCAAGGACACTTTTTCccaccctttttcttttttaacatttacttattttgtgtatgagaAGTGCGTGTGTGCGCATACACTACGGCATGTGTGGAAGCTGTTTTTCTCTTTCACCATGAAGGTTCCAAGGATCtacctcaggttgtcaggcttggtagcaagcacacTCCCGCTTTGTAGCCTGTGATATGCAGATattaggctggcctccaactgacAGAGATCCGCCTGACTCTGCCTATCAAGG
This Rattus norvegicus strain BN/NHsdMcwi chromosome 3, GRCr8, whole genome shotgun sequence DNA region includes the following protein-coding sequences:
- the Rpap1 gene encoding RNA polymerase II-associated protein 1 isoform X2, which translates into the protein MTPNKEWLHMDTVELEKLHWTQDLPPLRRQQTQERMQARFSLQGELLEPDVDLPTHLGLHHHGEEAERAGYSLQELFHLTRSQVSQQRALALHVLSHIVGRAQAGEFGDRLVGSVLRLLLDAGFLFLLRFSLDDRIDSVIAAAVRALRALLVAPGDEELLDSTFSWYHGASVFPMMPSHDDKEDEDEDEELTKEKVNRKTPEEGSRPPPDLARHDVIKGLLATNLLPRFRYVLEVTCPGPSVVLDILAVLIRLARHSLESAMRVLECPRLMETIVREFLPTSWSPIGVGPAPSLYKVPCAAAMKLLRVLASAGRNIAARLLSSFDVRSRLCRFIAEAPRDLALPFEEAEILTTEAFRLWAVAASYGQGGDLYRELYPVLMRALQTLPPELSTHPLQPLSMQRMASLLTLLTQLTLAASTQPEATSGSVESCVVAIPSSITWTHVSGLKPLVEPCLKQTLKFLRRPDVWNALGPVPSACLLFLGAYYQTWSQQSGLCPEDWLQDMERFLDEFLLPLLSQPPLGRMWDSLRDCSPLCNPLSCASTPEALPSLVSLGCAGGCPPLSVAGSASPFPFLTALLSLINTLGQIHKGLCRQLAVVLTAPGLQNYFLQCVAPAPAPQLTPFSAWALRHEYHLQYLVLSLAQKAATSQPEPAASTALHHVMALVLLSRLLPGSEFLAHELLLSCVFRLGFLPENASGGPEAADFSDGLSLGNSGDPHCRRGALLVQACQDLPSIRSCYLAHCSPARASLLTSQALYRGELPRVSSLLLPVPKEPLLPTDWPFQPLIHLYHRASDTPSGLPAADTVGITMRVLQWVLVLESWRPEALWAVPPAARLARLMCVYLVDSELFRETPIQRLVAALLARLCQPQVLPNLKLDCPLPGLTSFPDLYASFLDHFEAVSFGDHLFGALVLLPLQRRFSVTLRLALFGEHVGVLRALGLPLAQLPVPLECYTEPAEDSLALLQLYFRALVTGALHARWCPVLYTVAVAHVNSFVFCQDPKSSDEVKAARRSMLQKVWLLADKDLRQHLLHYKLPNSSLPEGFELYPQLPRLRQQYLQTLPTEVLQNGGFKT